The DNA window TTTCCGGAAGGAGCCGGCGTCAATTCAGCGCTTGGAAAAAATCGACTCTGCCGAAAGTCCTGGCGACTCTTGGAGACGCACCGCCCAAGGCTCCCCTTGATCCTGAATTGCTGGCTCAATGGGAAGAGAACGGACTGCTCAGGCAGCGTTGGATCATCGACGTCCAACAGCACCTGTCGGCGATCGTCCTGGTCAATATCCCACTGGGATTGGCCAGCAAGGAACGTCGCCCCGCCATCCTCTGCTGCCATGGTCACGGCGCTTTTGGAAAGGAACCCGTCATGGGCAATGACTCCAGCCCCGAATTGCGAGAGACGATCGACCTGCACCGCTACGATTACGGACGGGTCATGGCGCAGAAGGGATTCATCACCTATGCGATCGACTGGATCGGCTTCGGTGAACGAAACGACAACAACAAACCCAACTTCCGGGCCCTCGGCGACGGACGCGACTGGTGCAACATCTATTACCTGCACGCCACCATGTTCGGCATGACTTCGCTTTCCATCAATGTGGCCCACGGACGGGCAGCCACCGATTTTGTTGTCTCTCAGCCGCACGTCGACCCCGACCGGCTTGGGGTCATGGGCCTGAGCGGCGGTGGAACCATGACGGTATGGATGACCCTCTGCGATGGACGGTTCAAAGCAACCGAGATCATTTGCTACAGCGATTTGTGGTCTGCTTTCGGAATCCGCGACATCAACTACTGCGGCATGCAGGTGGCCCCGGGGCTATACAAACTCGTCGATCTACCCGATCTTCAAGGCCTGATCGCTCCACGTCCCCTTCTGATCGACATCGGGGCCCAGGACAGCTGCTTCAAGGTCGATACTGCCCTGAAGTGCCAGGAGCAGTTGACCAGGATCTACCGCGCCGCCGGAGCCGGGGATCGTCTCGAGCTCGACCTTCATCCCGGAGAGCACGGATGGGGCGGCAACAGATCCGAAGCCTTCTTCCGCAAGCATCTGGGGGGCGACTGGTCCTCGGAACAGCCCTGGTCGGCGGCAGCTGCTACCTGAACAGTGGCGAGCTGTCGAGGGTCAGGCCGCAGGGGTTCCCCTGGTTTACGCCTTCGGCGGGACCACCGTGATGAACTTGATCAGGAATCCGTTCTCGTCCCTGACCATGCGGGCATGAATCTGATCTCCCTTCTTCAGCGTCGAAAGATCGAAGGATTCCGGCACGGAAAAGCCCATCGTCATGGCAGCCATGACGCCTTCGATTTCCTCATGCTTGACCACCACCATGCGCTTATCGGGCATGACATTGGTGACTTCGCCGACCAGGGCATGCCCGGACTCGGCGCAGCACTCCATCTCACAGGAAGCAGAGCATTCCTTATCGGCATGCTCGGACTTGGCACAGCATTCCATCCTGCAGGACGCGCTGCATTCCTTATCAGCATGCTCTTCATTGGAAGCGGTGTCGCCAACCCCGCAGGACCCGCAGTGGGCGGAAACCTGGGAGACAGCGAAGAGAGAACCGGCCAGGAGGGCCAGGGCGAACGAGACAGTGGGAGTTTTCATAATTCAGTTACAGACGAAGATTCAACGCTCACTGTGGCACTTT is part of the Opitutaceae bacterium genome and encodes:
- a CDS encoding alpha/beta hydrolase family protein, which produces MTTRNLSPQQMFIRLAGEHAPLCRFSGRSRRQFSAWKKSTLPKVLATLGDAPPKAPLDPELLAQWEENGLLRQRWIIDVQQHLSAIVLVNIPLGLASKERRPAILCCHGHGAFGKEPVMGNDSSPELRETIDLHRYDYGRVMAQKGFITYAIDWIGFGERNDNNKPNFRALGDGRDWCNIYYLHATMFGMTSLSINVAHGRAATDFVVSQPHVDPDRLGVMGLSGGGTMTVWMTLCDGRFKATEIICYSDLWSAFGIRDINYCGMQVAPGLYKLVDLPDLQGLIAPRPLLIDIGAQDSCFKVDTALKCQEQLTRIYRAAGAGDRLELDLHPGEHGWGGNRSEAFFRKHLGGDWSSEQPWSAAAAT
- a CDS encoding copper-binding protein, with product MKTPTVSFALALLAGSLFAVSQVSAHCGSCGVGDTASNEEHADKECSASCRMECCAKSEHADKECSASCEMECCAESGHALVGEVTNVMPDKRMVVVKHEEIEGVMAAMTMGFSVPESFDLSTLKKGDQIHARMVRDENGFLIKFITVVPPKA